From Leptotrichia wadei, one genomic window encodes:
- a CDS encoding RluA family pseudouridine synthase has protein sequence MNEKKEKYEIENEFEDEIDTENSENDQNIVILSEEAGSRIDKFLSERLELTRTRIQQLIKDENILVNGKKTKPAYKIEENDVVKVVIPELETVEIKPENIDIEIIYEDNDLAVINKRAGIVVHPANGHYSGTLVNAILYHIKDLSGINGEIRPGIVHRLDKDTSGLLIIAKNDKAHLKLSQMFHDKTVKKTYLAILKGKLNQKSGRIVTQIGRDKNDRKKMTVINDLNSGKTAITNYEVISQAEKFTLVKVHIETGRTHQIRVHMKHLGYPILGDSVYGRPDSEKRQMLHAYKLEFQHPITEENMEFIAELPEDFKKALKKCGLELENY, from the coding sequence ATGAATGAAAAGAAAGAAAAATATGAAATTGAAAATGAATTTGAAGATGAAATTGATACTGAAAATAGTGAGAATGATCAAAATATCGTTATTTTAAGTGAAGAGGCTGGGAGCAGGATTGATAAATTTTTGTCAGAAAGGCTGGAGTTGACACGGACACGGATTCAGCAGCTTATAAAAGATGAAAATATTTTAGTAAATGGGAAAAAGACAAAGCCAGCTTATAAAATTGAAGAAAATGATGTGGTAAAAGTTGTAATTCCAGAGTTAGAAACAGTTGAGATTAAGCCTGAAAATATTGATATTGAAATAATTTATGAGGACAATGATTTGGCGGTTATTAATAAAAGGGCTGGAATTGTTGTTCATCCTGCAAACGGACATTATTCGGGAACGCTTGTAAATGCAATCTTGTATCATATTAAAGATTTATCGGGAATAAATGGGGAAATACGTCCAGGAATTGTGCATAGGCTGGATAAGGATACGAGCGGACTTTTGATAATTGCAAAGAATGATAAGGCACATTTGAAATTGTCGCAAATGTTTCATGATAAAACTGTGAAAAAAACTTATCTTGCAATTTTGAAGGGAAAATTGAATCAAAAAAGCGGGAGAATTGTAACACAAATTGGACGTGATAAAAACGACAGAAAGAAAATGACTGTAATAAATGACTTAAATTCAGGGAAAACTGCAATTACCAATTATGAAGTAATTTCACAGGCAGAAAAATTTACACTTGTTAAAGTTCACATTGAAACTGGAAGGACTCATCAAATCAGAGTTCACATGAAACATCTGGGATACCCAATTTTAGGCGATAGTGTTTATGGAAGGCCAGACAGTGAAAAACGGCAAATGCTTCATGCCTATAAACTGGAATTTCAACATCCAATTACAGAAGAGAATATGGAATTTATTGCAGAATTGCCGGAAGATTTTAAAAAGGCATTGAAAAAATGTGGGCTGGAGCTTGAAAATTATTAA
- a CDS encoding Fic family protein, with translation MEDKYKMTLEENIFVAKRNVVDSIWKSANLEGIAVTYPQAETIFQGLGIQNMKVKDINAIVNLKHSWEFILENIKYPIDLNYICKINQLIGEANVNPFPGQLRFSDVSTGGTDWKPEIPDKEKVNDSLNKILESENSATEKAINLMLYLMRSQLFYDGNKRTSMMAANQVMIQNGAGITSVPIKQQEKFLELLVKFYETNDTSEIKELIYNHCIDGIIFKRE, from the coding sequence ATGGAAGACAAGTATAAAATGACATTAGAGGAAAATATTTTTGTTGCAAAAAGAAATGTAGTGGATTCGATTTGGAAATCGGCAAATCTGGAAGGAATAGCTGTGACTTATCCTCAGGCTGAAACGATTTTTCAAGGGCTGGGAATTCAAAATATGAAAGTTAAGGATATAAATGCCATTGTTAATTTGAAACATTCATGGGAATTTATTTTGGAAAATATTAAATATCCGATTGATTTAAATTATATCTGTAAAATAAACCAGCTTATTGGAGAGGCAAATGTAAATCCTTTCCCAGGACAATTAAGATTTTCTGATGTCAGTACGGGTGGAACAGATTGGAAGCCTGAAATTCCTGATAAAGAAAAAGTGAATGACAGTTTGAACAAGATTTTAGAAAGTGAAAATTCTGCAACAGAAAAAGCAATAAACTTAATGCTATATTTAATGAGAAGCCAGCTTTTTTATGATGGAAATAAAAGGACAAGCATGATGGCGGCAAATCAAGTGATGATTCAAAATGGTGCTGGAATTACTTCTGTACCGATAAAACAGCAAGAGAAATTTTTGGAACTGCTTGTGAAATTTTATGAAACTAATGATACGAGTGAAATTAAGGAATTGATTTACAATCATTGTATTGACGGGATAATTTTTAAAAGGGAATGA
- a CDS encoding RpiB/LacA/LacB family sugar-phosphate isomerase, whose product MKIAMAGDHAGFNLKKEIKELLESQGHEVIDFGPFSEESCDLPDFIYPASLAVSKGEVDRGIFIDGVGYGSALIANKIYGVYAAVCQDPFCAGLARSHSNTNVLCLGGKIIGSAIAQEIVKTWMTTDYLINEKKYTSRVDKVIEIAEKHIRKDI is encoded by the coding sequence ATGAAAATAGCAATGGCTGGAGATCATGCTGGATTTAATTTGAAAAAGGAAATTAAGGAATTACTGGAATCACAAGGACACGAAGTTATAGATTTCGGGCCTTTTAGTGAAGAATCTTGCGACTTGCCTGATTTTATCTATCCTGCTTCACTTGCAGTAAGCAAAGGCGAAGTTGACAGGGGAATCTTTATAGATGGTGTTGGCTATGGAAGCGCCTTAATTGCAAATAAAATTTACGGTGTTTACGCTGCTGTCTGCCAAGATCCATTTTGTGCAGGTCTAGCCCGTTCCCATTCAAATACAAACGTGCTTTGCCTTGGCGGAAAAATTATCGGTTCTGCCATCGCACAGGAAATTGTAAAAACATGGATGACTACTGATTACTTAATAAATGAAAAAAAATATACAAGCAGGGTTGACAAAGTAATTGAAATTGCTGAAAAACATATAAGAAAAGACATTTAA
- a CDS encoding malolactic enzyme, which yields MKSGYEILNDPFLNKGTAFTKEERKKYGLLGLLPAQFQTIETQAKQVYKQFQAKDKLIEKRHFLMEIFNTNRTLFYYLFNEHVVEFMPIVYDPVIAESIENYSELFVNPQNAAYLSVKEPENIEITLKNASSDRNVRLIVVTDAEGILGIGDWGTNGVDISVGKLMVYTAAAGIDPSTVLPVVIDAGTNRKELLENEFYLGNKFERVRGDEYYNFIDKFVKTAEKIFPDLYLHWEDFGRLNAANILKKYENEIATFNDDIQGTGIITLAGILGALKISGEKLTDQVYMCFGAGTAGAGIAKRIFDEMIEQGLSETEAKKRFYLVDKQGLLFEDTEGLTPEQIPFVRKRDEFENSDELINLEAAVKAIKPTILVGTSTVPKTFTKEIIQEMAKHTKRPIIFPLSNPTKLAEASAKDLIKWTDGRALIATGIPSDPIEYKGTVYEIGQANNALIYPGLGLGIIATKSRLVNNKIISAAAHSLGGIIDTNKPGAAVLPPVSKLTEFSETVALAVGESVLEQKLNREPVDDLKEVIENTKWIPEYRKL from the coding sequence ATGAAATCAGGTTATGAAATTTTGAATGATCCTTTTCTTAACAAAGGAACAGCATTTACAAAAGAAGAAAGAAAAAAATATGGATTATTGGGACTATTGCCAGCACAATTCCAAACGATAGAAACTCAAGCGAAACAAGTTTACAAACAATTTCAAGCGAAAGATAAATTAATAGAAAAAAGACATTTTTTGATGGAAATTTTTAACACAAATAGAACATTATTTTATTATTTATTTAATGAACACGTTGTTGAGTTTATGCCTATTGTTTATGATCCTGTAATTGCAGAAAGTATAGAAAATTACAGCGAATTATTTGTAAATCCTCAGAATGCGGCTTATTTGTCAGTAAAAGAACCAGAAAATATAGAAATAACTTTAAAAAATGCATCAAGTGATAGAAACGTTCGATTGATAGTTGTTACTGATGCTGAAGGAATTTTAGGAATTGGGGATTGGGGGACTAATGGAGTGGATATTTCAGTTGGAAAGTTAATGGTTTATACTGCTGCAGCTGGAATTGATCCTTCTACAGTTCTTCCAGTTGTGATTGATGCAGGTACGAATAGAAAAGAATTGTTGGAAAATGAATTTTATTTGGGAAATAAATTTGAAAGAGTTAGAGGTGACGAATATTATAACTTTATTGATAAATTTGTAAAAACAGCTGAGAAAATTTTTCCAGATTTATATCTTCATTGGGAAGACTTTGGAAGATTAAATGCTGCTAATATCTTGAAAAAGTATGAAAATGAAATTGCAACTTTTAATGATGATATACAGGGGACAGGAATTATTACGTTAGCTGGAATTTTAGGAGCATTAAAAATTTCTGGCGAAAAACTTACGGATCAAGTTTACATGTGTTTTGGTGCAGGAACTGCTGGAGCTGGAATTGCTAAAAGAATTTTTGATGAAATGATTGAACAAGGACTTTCTGAAACAGAAGCAAAAAAGCGTTTTTATTTAGTTGATAAGCAAGGATTATTATTTGAAGATACAGAAGGATTGACACCAGAACAAATTCCTTTTGTGAGAAAGCGTGATGAATTTGAAAATTCTGATGAACTAATAAATTTAGAAGCAGCAGTTAAAGCTATAAAACCAACAATTTTAGTAGGAACTTCAACGGTACCAAAAACTTTTACAAAAGAAATCATACAAGAAATGGCAAAACATACAAAAAGACCTATAATTTTTCCATTAAGCAATCCTACAAAATTAGCAGAAGCATCTGCGAAGGATCTTATTAAATGGACAGATGGAAGAGCCCTTATTGCAACAGGAATTCCATCAGATCCAATAGAATATAAAGGAACTGTTTATGAAATTGGACAAGCTAATAACGCATTAATTTATCCTGGATTAGGACTTGGAATTATTGCAACAAAATCAAGACTTGTAAATAACAAGATAATTTCAGCAGCAGCTCATTCATTAGGGGGAATTATTGATACAAACAAACCTGGTGCTGCAGTACTTCCACCTGTATCGAAATTAACAGAATTTTCTGAAACGGTAGCACTTGCAGTAGGAGAAAGTGTATTAGAACAAAAATTAAATAGAGAACCTGTTGATGATTTGAAAGAAGTGATTGAAAATACAAAATGGATTCCTGAATACAGAAAACTTTAA
- a CDS encoding pseudouridylate synthase, producing the protein MNKLIRDFENTKYFGYMFFIEYDGQKFESFDENPNKKSVKAEFRKILESSKIKIFKGIQQAGRTDANVSAKGNILYINSKNIIDFSKLKFLGTEGLKINKIVRTLPFLEFPQMIQKRYYIYKYPKHLVKNNEERINQICEKVSGKKDFYEFTSEKGKKLKNHIREILVKYENGNLYFAGDGFLPQQVRIMSNFILNNTKFDIEKLNDENFENKKLGIKDKVLDGKYLTLEKVEFSEELEKMRFFDVENIEELVALKNKENRENFEKENLGITNLEKTDFEIKINNLNEELENIEKIGKIRKIEKNSYFTVFFVEKKDKGEFIGKNGKNIRKLKKFFGDIVVKEM; encoded by the coding sequence GTGAATAAATTAATAAGGGATTTTGAGAATACAAAATATTTTGGATACATGTTTTTTATAGAATATGATGGGCAAAAATTTGAATCTTTTGATGAAAATCCAAACAAAAAAAGTGTAAAAGCAGAATTTAGAAAAATTCTGGAAAGCAGCAAAATCAAGATTTTTAAAGGAATCCAGCAGGCTGGAAGGACTGATGCGAATGTGAGTGCAAAGGGAAATATTCTTTATATAAATTCCAAAAATATTATTGATTTTTCAAAATTAAAATTTTTAGGGACAGAAGGGCTGAAAATTAATAAAATAGTAAGAACATTGCCATTTTTAGAATTTCCGCAAATGATTCAAAAAAGATATTATATTTATAAATATCCAAAACATCTTGTAAAAAATAATGAAGAGAGAATAAATCAGATTTGTGAGAAAGTGTCTGGGAAAAAGGATTTTTACGAATTTACTTCAGAAAAGGGGAAAAAATTAAAAAATCACATAAGAGAAATTTTGGTGAAATATGAAAATGGTAATCTATATTTTGCGGGAGATGGATTTTTGCCGCAGCAGGTGCGGATTATGAGTAATTTTATTTTAAATAACACGAAGTTTGATATTGAAAAGTTGAATGATGAAAACTTTGAAAATAAAAAATTAGGTATAAAAGACAAGGTACTTGATGGAAAATATTTGACATTGGAGAAGGTTGAGTTCTCAGAGGAGTTGGAAAAAATGAGATTTTTTGATGTGGAAAATATTGAAGAACTGGTGGCTTTGAAAAATAAAGAAAATAGGGAAAATTTTGAAAAAGAGAATCTAGGAATTACAAACTTAGAAAAAACAGATTTTGAAATAAAAATAAATAATTTGAATGAAGAGTTAGAGAATATTGAAAAAATTGGCAAAATTAGGAAAATTGAAAAAAATAGTTATTTTACAGTATTTTTTGTTGAAAAGAAAGATAAAGGGGAATTTATTGGGAAAAATGGGAAAAACATCAGGAAGTTGAAGAAATTTTTTGGAGATATAGTTGTGAAGGAAATGTAG
- a CDS encoding HD domain-containing protein, with product MYIIRKAIEYFKPKINRAYMNEALKRMSENEKKIFLEMSDYDKFHSLEVYKKVRKTDLKNDEKYLKLALLHDCGKGNVSIVTRVLHKLGFKTELQNHAQRSFEKLEKIDEEVAILAKNHHNRGYSEEMDIFQKCDDES from the coding sequence ATGTATATTATTAGGAAAGCGATAGAGTATTTTAAGCCGAAGATTAATAGGGCTTATATGAATGAGGCTTTGAAAAGGATGTCAGAGAATGAGAAAAAAATATTTTTGGAAATGTCAGATTATGATAAGTTTCATTCGCTTGAAGTTTATAAAAAAGTGAGAAAAACAGACTTGAAAAATGATGAGAAGTATTTGAAATTAGCACTTCTGCACGACTGCGGAAAGGGGAATGTGTCGATTGTAACGAGAGTTCTGCATAAATTGGGATTTAAGACAGAATTGCAAAATCATGCACAAAGAAGTTTTGAAAAGTTGGAAAAAATTGATGAGGAAGTAGCAATTTTGGCTAAGAACCATCATAATCGAGGGTATTCAGAGGAAATGGATATTTTTCAAAAATGTGATGATGAGAGTTAA